ACTACCAATTCCTCGCCCTGCTCCTCTTCCATCAAGAGCTGCTTCTGTCCAAACTCCTCAGTGATTTCGACCACTTCTTCCATCGGCAGACCTAATAACCTAGCTAAGAGCGAAACCGACGCAGGAGCCCTAAAACAAGCCAGATAGTCCACCAACTCCTCTTCTTGACTGCTCAGGTAATCCAGCTTCAGAGACAGCTTGGCCTTGATGGACGGAGTCAGCGGATGAAACTTCTCCCCTCGCAGGAGCTGCTCAGCATATTCCGACAGGAAGAAAGGGATGCCTTGACTGACCCGATAAATATCCTCAAGGCCTTCTTCAGATATGGCTATCTGACCTGTCTGGGCTTGCAAGTAAGCTGCACTATCCTTAAAATTCAGCGGCTGCAGCTCAATAAAGCCCAGCTTATTGCGTATCAGCAGGTGATTGAAAAAATGTTCCAAATAAGAAGGGGTGCTCAGATGCTTGGTCAGCACAAAGGCCACAGGATAGCCGGTCAAATGATTCATAACCTGCTCTAGGACAGCAACACTGGCCTTATCCATCCAGTGACAGTCCTCAATCAAGATTATCAAAGCTTTTTTCTTAGAAATCTTCTGCAGAATATCCACCACAAACTGAGCCAGCTTGTCCGCATCCAACTGAAGACTAGAAGCGCCGCCTGTCAAAATGGGAAAATAACTCTCCAAAATGACCTGCCACTGGCTGATAGAGAGAATCTGGTGCTGAATAACCAAGTCGCCCAGACCGTCCAGCAAGCCACGCCAAGGCTGGAGCTCTGCCTTCATCTCTTCCTTGAAGCACTCAGCCATGACAATCTGGAAATACTTGGTCTGGTTGGCCAGTACTTGACGAGTCACTGTCCGCTTTCCAATACCAGTACCACCGACTAGAACCAGAGCACGCGCCTCCTGAGTCTCTATCACTTTAGAGAAATAAGATTCCAAGCGCTTGATTTCATCGACCCGCCCGAAAAAGTGGTCCGTATTGCGCAGAAACTGCTTGGTCTTGCGCTCGCTACGGTCCTTGGCAAGCACCTCATGATATAGTTGCTGGATAGGTTCCGTAGGGCTAATACCCAGTTCCTTATCCAAAATATTGACCAATTTGTAGTAAGTCTCTATCACTTTGCCAGGCCGATCATTATCCTGATAGAGCTTCATGAGCAGATGGTAGTTTTTCTCATCAAACTCATCAATGCTGATCAAGCGGCGCAAATTCCGCTCAGCCCCTTCCAAATCCAGCCGGTCTTTTTCTGTTTCCAGCTGTTGGTAGCAGGCTTGGATATAAAGTTGCTCATATCGGGTCCGCATCTTAGACACCCAATAATCAAAGGCCTCGCTGTCCTTGAGATAGAAGCCCTGCAGAAAATCACCCTGATAGAGAGACAGATGCTCTGCAGGATGGTTCGTAAAAAGTTCTACATCACTTTCAATCGCACACTCGGTATTAAGCGACAGCACAGTCCGGTTAGGAGCGACAATCCACTCCCCTCCTAGTAGCTTGTTAGCTTGATAAATGGTATTGCGCAGATTCTTTTTGGCAGTCTGATTATCCTTGTTTTCCCAGAGGATTCCTGCAATCTCCTCCCGATTGACTGCACCATTGATGTGGAGATAGTAAAGCAGAGCATTGATTTTGGCAAAAGGAAAAAAGACTTCCTCCTGATTGAGAAAGACACTCGGACTTCCCAGCAATTTCAACCTCAACAGATCTTTCGTCATGCAAACGCCTCCAAGAAACCTTATAGAACTAATATAAACAAAAAGAGACAGTTTGGCAAGTAAAGTATTATACCAGCCCTTAATTTCCAGTTTTTAAATTGGTTTTATTTAGGATTTTTTTGTTATACTAGGATGAAAATAAAATTTTAGAAAGTTACTTATGAAGAAAAATATTGTTCTTTTCATTTTTCTCCTTCTGAGCGCGATTGGCTTAGAATACGAGACACAAGCCTATACTACTGGCAGTATGTCAGGTACTTCCTATGGGATTGTCGGACTGTCAGCCCTCTTGGCTCTGCTCTATATCGTCCCTGCCCTGCTTTTGATTCGTCAACTGGGAAAAAAATGGCAGACGCCTGCACTTAGCCTTGGGGTAGCTCTGCTAGGTGGCCTTTTCATTTCTGGCTGGACCTCTGGCTTGGCTAATACCTATATCCACGAGTGGGTTAGCACCAGCTTCCCAAATACTCTGCTCAGTGACCTAGAAAATGCTATCGCAGCTCCGCTGGTTGAAGAACCCCTCAAGCTGTTGGCAGTTGCCTTTGCTGTCTATCTAGTGCCCGTCAAAAAGCTCAAATCCTTTTTGCTGCTGGGCATTACGGCTGGCATGGGCTTTCAGATTAGCGAAGATTTCTCTTATATCCTCTCTGACCTGCCCGAAGGCTTCTCCTTCACCATCTCTGGGATTCTAGGACGTATCACTGGCGGCATTGCCTCTCACTGGCTCTACACCGCCCTAACCACTCTCGGTCTGGCTCTCATGCTACGCTATGCCAAAACTCAGAAAAATTATTTCCGAGTGGGGCTCTTCTACTTCCTAGCAGCCTTCGTTCTCCACTTCTTCTGGAATTCACCGCTGACTGCTATCGAAACGGACATCCCAATCATCGTACCTGCCATGACTGCTCTGGCTGTCTTTATCTTTTACCAAGCCTACCGAACAGCCCATAAAATCGACCAAGAAGAATTGGAAGTAGAATAATTTCAAAAAACGACCGTTATGGCCGTTTTTTTGTTGCAGGAAAATATTTTCCCAATATTTATATTTGAATCATAGTAATAGATTGCCAACATTTGAATTTTCTAGTTTTTATAAGTATATACATAAATCACCTTTCATACTCTATAATTCATCCCACAACTTCACCTCAACCCCTCTTCCCATCGCATTTCTACCACATTCTACCCCTGCTCTTTCCTTAAAGAAATGTTAACATTTTCTTAAAACTAACTTATATTAGGAATTTTTAAGCCGCAGTCTGTATACTTTCTACAAATCATCTAAGAAAGAGGTATGGATATGGATTATCTAGTGATTCCGGCCTATGAGCCTGATTATAATCTTATTAAGCTGATAAAAAAAATTCACCATAAGAGTGATTTTCATATCATTGTTATCGATGACGGCAGCTCATCTAAATGCCAGATAGTCTTTGAGCAGGCGGAGCAGTACGCGACTGTGCTTCGTCATCAGGTCAATCAAGGCAAGGGGCAAGCGCTGAAAACTGCTTTTACCTTTATCCAAGCACTGAAGATATACGGAACGGTGGTAACAGCAGATGCGGATGGCCAGCACAAGGTCTGGGATATTTTCCGCGTAGCGGCCAAAGCTTCTGAAAATCCCAATCGGCTGATTCTGGGAGCACGCGCATTTGCTGGCAAGGTGCCTCTGCGCAGCCGCTTCGGCAATAGTCTGACTCGGGCTTTCTTCAGGCTTCAGACTGGCGTGGGTGTCTCCGATACTCAGACAGGCTTGCGAGCCTTTACGACCAACATGATCCCATTTATGCTAAAGGTAGAGGGCCAGCGCTATGAGTATGAAATGAACATGCTCTTAGAATCCAGCAAGGAATATCCCATTTTGGAAGTGCCCATTGAGACGGTCTATATCAATGACAATCAAGGCTCCCACTTCCGGCCGATTCGGGATGGGCTCATGATTTATAAAAATATTTTTAAATTCGCTCTGACTTCTCTCAGCAGTTTCGTCGTTGACTACATCGTCTATGCTCTGGCTCTCTTGTTTTTAGCCGCTGTGCCGACCAGCCTGAGAATTCTTTTAGCTAACGGAATTGCCCGCGTGACCAGCTCAATATTTAACTATTCGACCAATAAAAGGCTGGTCTTTAAGAACGACGACAGTATACTCAAGACAGGAACTGGCTATTTCAGCCTAGCTGTGGTGCTCTTTATCCTAGATACACTGCTGATTCGCCTCTTCTACGCTGTCTTTGGTCTTAATCTTCTGATTGTCAAAATCATCGTCGGCATTTTACTCTTCACCGTCTCCTGGATGGTCCAAAAGAGATTTATTTTTAAGGAAAGGACACACACCGTATCATGAAATTTTTAAAGAAACGCTATGCCTATGCCTCCATTTTCGGGCTGCTTCTGACAGCTTCTTTCAGCTACTCCATGCTGAAAACCTTTGTCATCGCAGAGACCATTTCCACGGTTTCAAGTACGAGTTCGTCGTCCAATGCCGAGGCTGCCAGCAAGGCTGCGGAAACAGCGACTGTGACGGATACCAGTTATTCAGACGACAACATCTCGGTCACGTTGACTGAAAAGACCGTCAGCAACACCCAGGTCTACATCGCTGATGTGACCGTCAGCTCATCAGAATACCTGAAAACGGCCTTTGCCCAAAACACCTACGGAAACAATGTCACCGCCAAGACCTCAGAAACGGCTGCTAACAACAATGCCATCCTAGCGGTCAATGGCGACTACTATGGAGCCAACACAACTGGCTATGTCATCCGCAATGGCGCCGTCTACCGCGATACCGTCCGAGAAGACTCCAGCAATGGTGATTTGGCTATTTACAAAGACGGCTCCTTCAAGATTATCTATGAAAATCAAGTCTCTGCCGATCAACTGGTTAAAGACGGCGTGGTTAATCTCTTGGCCTTCGGCCCATCTCTTGTAGAAAATGGTGAAATTGTCGTTGATACCAACTCCGAAGTCGGCCAGTCCATGTCTTCCAATCCTCGGACAGCTATCGGTATCATTGATGAAAACCACTATATCATCATTGTTTCAGACGGACGCACCACAGAAAGCGAGGGGCTTTCCCTCTACCAGATGGCAGAAATCATGAAGTCTTACGGTGTCAAGACCGCTTATAACCTTGATGGCGGCGGCTCCTCTACACTTTACTTTAACGGTCAGGTCATTAACAAACCTACAACCAACGGAAACACTATCTCAGAAAGGTCGGTGAGTGATATTGTCTACATCGGTTACTAATCCCAGCAAAAAACGTTTTAGAAAAACAGCCCTCATCTACGCACTATTAACTATTTTCTTCTTTTCATTCAGCAGAATCTATGAATCATTCAGCTTCGGCGAAACATCTAGCCACATGCACTATCTATTTGCCATTCCTCTAGCGGGCGGAATCCTACTCCTGCTCTTCATGAAGGTCATCCCTAACCTCTCTCGGCTCAGCCTCAACCTCTGGAACTCAGCTGTAGCCATTATGACAGCCGGTATGCTCTTCCGTGGCATCGTCAACCTATCTGGCCGCTCCACGACGCTGGATATGCCTTATTGGTACGTAGGAACGGCCTTTGCAGCTCTGGCACTACTCTCCATGGTCTTTACTCGAAGTGAATGGAATAAAGAATGCCAAGCACAGCCAATACCCAGCAAAAAAGAAGACGCAGAACTAAGTCGCCCTGAAACCTACAGTCAAGTATAAACCAAAAAACCTCAGAAAAATCTGAGGTTTTTATTGTAGTGATAATATTTCTGTTTCTTCATTACTATGAGCCGTTAAAAAAATTTGCTTTTTCATTCACACTCATAAACATCACCCGTCAGCGGGTCAATGACTTCTGCTAGCTTAAAGTGTCCCTGCTCATAATGGTAATGACAAATGGCGCAGTTGCCAAAGCGTACCTTGGGGTCGAGGTCTTGAGCCGCAATCTTGAGATAGAAGGCCCACATGGCACCGCCGTGGCTGACGGCCAAGACTGGCTCTGCATCCGCCTGCTCCATGACCTCAGTCAGAGTGACTAGCACGCGCTCACCGACTTGGTCCACACCTTCTCCGCCATAGGGGACGAAGAGGTCTTCAAAAGAGGTAGCTCCTGGCCGAAATTTCGGTTGCAGGCGTTCGGGCTGAGCTTCAAAAAGACCAAAGCTCCATTCTTTAATGCCCTTAAGGCGAGTATAGTCGGTCCGGCCAGAGACAAGTTCCAGCGTATCAGAAGCCCGCTCCTGAGTAGAAGAGTAGAGACGTCCAAAACGAATGCCCCGCTCTTTCAAATAAGCTCCTGCCTGCCGGGCCTGTTCCTGCCCCAGTTCAGTCAAAGGAGAGTCGCAAGCTCCCTGCACCAAGCCTTCTTGATTGAAAAAAGTCTGACCGTGCCGCATCAAGTATAAATCTTTCATTTATTTTTCCTTCCAGTTGCTAAAATCGTGACCAATCACTTTTTCTAGGTAAAATTGGTCATGTTCAAAAGTAAACTTCAAAATACCGCAATTGGTCATGTGACCTAGACTTTCCAGACGCCAGTTTTTCTGCCAAGCTCTGGCAAAATTGGCCATAGCTGCGCCATGAGAGACCATGAGCACGGACTGGCCATCTGTCTCTTGCATGAGCTTGAGAACGGTCGCAGCCATGCGCTCCCTGACCTGATCTTGTGATTCACCGCCATAGGTCACAAAGAAATCTCCATAGGGCAGGGGCGGATTAAGATCCTCGCTTTCCCCTTCAAAAGTGCCAAAGTTCCACTCCTTGAGTCCCTTGACACGCTTATAGGGAATCTTACCGTCCGTTACCAATTCCAAGGTATCACAGGCCCGCTCTTGAGTAGAGCTATAAGCATCATCAAAAGTAATTCCGGCATCCTTAAAATATTGCCCTGCCACCTTGGCTTGATAGATGCCAAAATCAGTAAGAGGAGCATCACACCAACCCTGCACCTTATGGCGTAGGTTGAAAAGCGTCTGGCCATGCCGCATCAGATAAAGAGATTTTGCAATCATTCATATCTCCTTTAGATGAGTTCTAACTTTTCAAAGGCCTTGTAGAGACCGTCTTGGCTGACCGAGTCTGTCACCAGATCGGCCATAGCCTTGATTTCCGCTCCGCCATTTCCCATAGCGACCCCGACCTGACAATAGTCCAGCATAGGAATATCAACCTTGGCATCACCGAAAGCCAGAGTATCCGCCTTGTCAGCGTGAAGATTCTTCAGGAGAACCTCAATGGCATGTGCCTTGGTGATGTCTTTAACACCTAGGTCACCAAAGAGATCATGCTCACCTTTGCCACCCCAAGTTCCTGCCTTGAGCTCAGGAAAAGCTGCCTCAGAGTCCAGATGGTCTTGGTAGCTCCTGAGAATAAAGCTGACTTTGTTCAGGTCGTCCCGATAGAGCTCCCCGCCATAAACCAGGCCGTGAAGAGCTTCTTCTGCCTCCATATTTACTACTTTTTCTGGATTAACACCTTTTCCAAGGACGTAGGTCCGAAGCACTGGTCGCGCTGCTTCGCGGAAGCCTTTGCTTGCAAATAGACCGTTATTACTCTCTAGGTAAAACTCTAGCCCCCGCTCTTGAAGCCAGTCGACTAGCCTTTTAGCGACATCTCGCGGAATCAGTTGGTGCAGAATAACCTCCCCCTCATGCTCCACATAAGAACCGTTGCCACCAATCATCCCATCAAAGCCAATATCCCAAATTTCCGGCGGCATCTCAGCCTTGCTGCGACCTGTGCAGACATAAACCAAATGTCCCTTTTCCCGTGCCTTGCGAATGGCGACAACAGCAGACTCCGGTATATGATTATCATAGTCGATGATGGTCCCGTCCACATCCAGAAAGATGATTTTTCTTGTCATAAAGCCCTCTCCTCCTTGCATTTACCGATTACTTTATTCTAATAATCCAATCTGGCAAATGCTTTCTTCATTTTTTACAAATTCTCTCATTCTGACCCAGCTCTATTTTATAAAGGCTCCATCCTATTATATATCTTTTCGAAAGCCTTTTCCTATAGAATTATCAGAGATATTGGTACTATCCTTTCTTTATTTAGAGAAAAAACAAGAAGGACAGCTTTTAATCAGCTTGTTCCTTCTGCTTTTTTATTTCCCAGCTTATCTACTCATCCCCTGCTTCAAACAGCCAAAGTTTGGAATCAAAGTCATAGCTCGGCTTTTGCCCAGAATCCTCTAAAAGCTGACCGCTGGAAGCGTCCGTGGTAACCAGCCCAACTCGCATAAGCTCAGCCCCCGTATAGGCACGCCCCTCTAGCCGATAGACCTTATCCACAGCCAGTCCTTTCAGTTGCAAGCGCTGATGAGAACGATTGACTTGATTGAGGACCTTGAAAGTGCCTAAAAGTGCCGTGTTCTGATCCTGACTGACAACCATCCAAGCTGTCTGCCCATCTCCCTTAAAGGGCGACTGCAGTCGATAAAAAGTTCCATTATGAATTAGCTCTCGATGGCGCTTGTAAAAAGCTATCTGTTCCCTGACTTCAGCCAATTCTTCTGGACTTAGCTGATTAAGATCCAGCTCATAGCCAAAGGAACCGAAAAAGGCGACATTGCCCCGCGTCTTCAACGGAGTCAGACGATTGGTCTGATGATTGGGCACGATGGAGACATGGGCTCCCATGGACGAAAGAGGGTAGAGAAGACTGGTTCCATACTGGATTTTCAAGCGCTCAATCGCATCCGAATCATCACTGGTCCAAGCTTGAGGAGCATAGTAGAGCATACCTGGATCAAATCGGCCTCCACCTGAAGAGCACGACTCAAATAACAAGCTTGGATACCGACTGATTAAACGCTCATACAAGTCATAAACACCCAAGACATAGCGGTGAAAAATCTCTCCTTGCTGATCAGCTGGCCAGGCAGCTGAGAAGACATCCGTCAGAGGGCGATTCATATCCCATTTGATATAATCCAGCTGCGCTTCCTCGATAATCGCTGACAGACGCTCAAAAATCTCATCCACTACTTCCGGCCGAGAATAGTCCAAAACAAACTGGTTCCGACCATGGTGGGGCTGTCTATCTGGCACTGCCAGCAGCCAGTCAGGATGAGTTCGGTAGAGTTGGCTGTCCTTATTGACCATTTCCGGCTCAAACCAAAGACCGAACTTCATGCCTAAACCGTGAATTTGCTCTGCTAGCGAGCCCAGCCCCTGCGGCAGCCTTTCTGGATTGACAAACCAATCACCCAGCCCAGCACGATCGTTAGTCCGCTGGCCAAACCAGCCATCATCTAACACAAAGAGCTCCACCCCTACTTCCTGAGCCTTTTCAGCAAGCTCCAGCAGCTGATCCTCACTAAAGTCAAAATAGGTAGCTTCCCAGTTATTGATGAGCACAGGACGCGCTCGCTCGCGCCAGTAACCCCTAGCTAGTCGTCGACGAAATAGCTGATGAAAGGCTTGACTCATACCGTTGAGGCCCTGCTCAGAATATACCAGCAGAGCTTCTGGACTGGTAAAGGACTGGCCCGCAGCCAGCTTCCACTCAAAGCCAAAAGGATTGATGCCTAGCTGCATCCGTGTCACATCATAGGTATCCACCTCAGCCTGAATGAGAAAATTGCCTGAATACACCAAGGCCGCTCCTAGCACTGGACCTGAAAATTCCGTCGTTTCCGATCGCTTAAGAGCCACAAAAGGATTGTGGTGGGGACTGGAAATGCCGCGGGTTGACTCAATAGACTGAATCCCCTGCTGAAGCGGTCGCTCCTTGATATGGCGTTCCCGGGCCCATGCTCCCGATAGCTGCAGCCAGTCATAATCAGCATCTGGCAGATCCAGCGACAGACTAGCTAGGGATTCCAAATAGCAAGTTTCCCTACCTTGATTAATCACTTTGCTGGAGCGAGCGATAACCGGCCAATCAGCAAAAATCGTATAAAACAGCTGAACTTCCACTTCTGTCAACTCATCTCGCAGGGTCAAGATAAGAGTCTTAGCCTCCGTTTGAATCTCTGTATAAGTAGCGGGCAGCCCCTCTAAAGCTGGCTTACCATCTACCATCTGATGACTGACATAGACAAAGTCAGTAATACGCGAGCCATTTTCCTGCCGCAGACAGATAGCGGGATGGCGAAAGTCTGTCGTGCCGTATTCTGGAAATTCCTGCCGTACATGCTCCAAAGAATAGCGTAAATCCCCTTCTTTCCGATAGGTTGTCATGGGCCGATGCTGCAGCTCCACCAGATAAGAATAATCCCGCTCCGGAACCGCCGCTCCGTAGTATAGCTGCAAGAGTTTACCATCCTCCGAAACCCGAAAGATATAAGAAACCTCGTCGTTAGTCAGATGAAATTGCCTGCACTCTTCCTTAAACAAAATACTCGCCTTATTCATGACCTTCTCCTTTCACATTCTGCAATCACGCTTCCCCTTTCATTATAAAAAAGGCCACCCCTTTTGGTAAGCCTTTCTTTCTAGTATTATTTATCCAAATGTGACTTTTTACAGCTCCTGTCCCAGATGAGAGCTAGCCTTGCGAAAATTCAAGGGCGACTGGCCACGCGCCTTTTTGAAGGCTTTTGAAAAGCTCTGTGTTCCAGCAAAGCCTGTCTTACTGGCAATCTCTTCCACCGAAAGCTGGCTGCTCGTCAGCAAATCAGCTGCCATATTGAGCCGCAAATCATTACTGTACTCCTTAATCCCCTTGCCTACTTCATCCTTGAAAAGCCGAGATAGGTAGGAAGGATGCAGAGCCAATTTCTGAGCTAACTCCTGTACAGATAGACTTTCTGGCAGATGACTGCTCAGCAGTTCCAAGACCTGCTGGACATAAGGATTGACTCGACGACTTTCCGTGATTAAAGATGTCTGCTTAAGACGTTGGGACAAGAGCTCTAGAAAGCGATAAACTTGCCTTTGCAGAGCTAGTTCAGCTGTTATTCCGCTGCCCTCATAGGCCAGACTTTCAAAGACCAAGGCCTTAAATTCCTGCAAAGAAGGCAACTCAAAAGACCATTGGCCAGACTGTAGTCCCAGAGCCTGTAGATAACGAGGCAAGAGGTGCCCACCCAGTCCCATCCAGACATAAGACCATGGCTCTTCTCCATCAGCCTGATAAAAGACCGACTGACCCGGTGGCACCACAAAGCCCTGCCCTTCCTGCAAATCATAGCGCTGATTGCCAACGGAGTAAGTCCCCCGTCCCTCCAGTACGATATGAATGACATAAACATCCCGAACAGCCGGCCCAAAGCTATGATGGGCTTCCGTTTTTGAATAACCACAGAAGGCAAAAAAACAATCTTCTTGGCCAAACTGCATAGACTTAACCAAGGTCAGCGAATGCTCCATCAGCTCCTCCTTAGATTTGGATAAAATTTTTATCCTTATTATAAAACAAAAACCACTAAACAGCAACTGAATCTGATTAGTGGTTTCTTCATTCATCTTAAAAAGATTGTACAGATGGATTATGATTAAAGAGAGCATGAGTAGCCTTATAGATATGGTAGGCTGTTGCAGCATTATTCATAGTGTAAAGGTGTATGCCCGCCACATCCTGGGTCACCAAGTCAACAATTTGGTCCACAGCATAAGCCAGACCTGCTGCTCTCAGAGACTCTGGGTCATGTTCGTACTTATCCAGAATAGCCCGGAATTTTCTTGGCAGCTTGATATTCTCGCAGGTCTTGAGCAGGCGCAGAGCCTGATTACGATTGAGAATCGGCATAATCCCAGCATGGATAGGCACTTCAATACCGGCTAAAATACACTTGTCCTGAAAATCATAAAAGCGCTCATTGTCAAAGAAAAGCTGGGTCACCAAACTAGAACAGCCAGCATCCACCTTTTTCTTGAGATTTTGAATATCCGAAATTTGATTTGGAGAATCCGGATGGCCCTCTGGATAGCAGGCTCCGACGATGTTAAAGTGCGGCGCTTCTGTCTTGATGTATTCTATCAAGTCAGTCGCATAGGTGAAATCATCCTTAGGCGCTACATCTGGAAAAATATCCCCTCGCAAAGCTAAAATCTGATGGACACCAACCCGATCCAAAGACTGCAAGATATTGGACACCATATCCTTGGTCAGATAGACCGCAGGTAGGTGAGCAATCGTTGGAATCTTGAGGTCGTTGGCGATGAACTCCGTCAAACGAACCGTTGTCTCCTCAATGTCAAACTTATTATTGCTGGCTGTCACACTGATAAAGTGAGGAGCCA
This window of the Streptococcus sanguinis genome carries:
- a CDS encoding bifunctional glycosyltransferase family 2/GtrA family protein, producing MDMDYLVIPAYEPDYNLIKLIKKIHHKSDFHIIVIDDGSSSKCQIVFEQAEQYATVLRHQVNQGKGQALKTAFTFIQALKIYGTVVTADADGQHKVWDIFRVAAKASENPNRLILGARAFAGKVPLRSRFGNSLTRAFFRLQTGVGVSDTQTGLRAFTTNMIPFMLKVEGQRYEYEMNMLLESSKEYPILEVPIETVYINDNQGSHFRPIRDGLMIYKNIFKFALTSLSSFVVDYIVYALALLFLAAVPTSLRILLANGIARVTSSIFNYSTNKRLVFKNDDSILKTGTGYFSLAVVLFILDTLLIRLFYAVFGLNLLIVKIIVGILLFTVSWMVQKRFIFKERTHTVS
- a CDS encoding phosphodiester glycosidase family protein yields the protein MKFLKKRYAYASIFGLLLTASFSYSMLKTFVIAETISTVSSTSSSSNAEAASKAAETATVTDTSYSDDNISVTLTEKTVSNTQVYIADVTVSSSEYLKTAFAQNTYGNNVTAKTSETAANNNAILAVNGDYYGANTTGYVIRNGAVYRDTVREDSSNGDLAIYKDGSFKIIYENQVSADQLVKDGVVNLLAFGPSLVENGEIVVDTNSEVGQSMSSNPRTAIGIIDENHYIIIVSDGRTTESEGLSLYQMAEIMKSYGVKTAYNLDGGGSSTLYFNGQVINKPTTNGNTISERSVSDIVYIGY
- a CDS encoding AAA family ATPase, translating into MTKDLLRLKLLGSPSVFLNQEEVFFPFAKINALLYYLHINGAVNREEIAGILWENKDNQTAKKNLRNTIYQANKLLGGEWIVAPNRTVLSLNTECAIESDVELFTNHPAEHLSLYQGDFLQGFYLKDSEAFDYWVSKMRTRYEQLYIQACYQQLETEKDRLDLEGAERNLRRLISIDEFDEKNYHLLMKLYQDNDRPGKVIETYYKLVNILDKELGISPTEPIQQLYHEVLAKDRSERKTKQFLRNTDHFFGRVDEIKRLESYFSKVIETQEARALVLVGGTGIGKRTVTRQVLANQTKYFQIVMAECFKEEMKAELQPWRGLLDGLGDLVIQHQILSISQWQVILESYFPILTGGASSLQLDADKLAQFVVDILQKISKKKALIILIEDCHWMDKASVAVLEQVMNHLTGYPVAFVLTKHLSTPSYLEHFFNHLLIRNKLGFIELQPLNFKDSAAYLQAQTGQIAISEEGLEDIYRVSQGIPFFLSEYAEQLLRGEKFHPLTPSIKAKLSLKLDYLSSQEEELVDYLACFRAPASVSLLARLLGLPMEEVVEITEEFGQKQLLMEEEQGEELVVRFSQELLRIYAYERLSLAKKRMLHHQIAQGMEDQLGDSLYHAQLLNEIAYHYKMSKQPIKSLEYELHYLEATLQFHHELFPIYSREFGFIEKTDDINQSAVLDQFDRIRREIEGLERKHQNHKDFQLLVLRFLYLEGRYAIRTGNYQQGMDNIQQVIISAKELQQMDFLLEGYRQMIYYCIQTENIPEMRYYTELALDASVQANNHEAIAINLRLKGLYHLMIGDEEQSLHHLYQSIDCFSLTASLRSKYSIQIAAALDYLAEIEQIRGNFTTALTHQKEAIKLTENKTAEPSIFAFYIGLGMTYYQLKDYEQAERIFLKAKTALKSLSFPWKETQLEVYLALIGCEKRDYLPVLDLLRKKDSLISRYGNPRDKGLIYYLMAVVKYRLLTGSLQEADFEDLLDQDFETYYETAKSQLNPYRDRHQLKELENLRQGLNKK
- a CDS encoding histidine phosphatase family protein; the protein is MKDLYLMRHGQTFFNQEGLVQGACDSPLTELGQEQARQAGAYLKERGIRFGRLYSSTQERASDTLELVSGRTDYTRLKGIKEWSFGLFEAQPERLQPKFRPGATSFEDLFVPYGGEGVDQVGERVLVTLTEVMEQADAEPVLAVSHGGAMWAFYLKIAAQDLDPKVRFGNCAICHYHYEQGHFKLAEVIDPLTGDVYECE
- a CDS encoding HAD family hydrolase, with protein sequence MQGGEGFMTRKIIFLDVDGTIIDYDNHIPESAVVAIRKAREKGHLVYVCTGRSKAEMPPEIWDIGFDGMIGGNGSYVEHEGEVILHQLIPRDVAKRLVDWLQERGLEFYLESNNGLFASKGFREAARPVLRTYVLGKGVNPEKVVNMEAEEALHGLVYGGELYRDDLNKVSFILRSYQDHLDSEAAFPELKAGTWGGKGEHDLFGDLGVKDITKAHAIEVLLKNLHADKADTLAFGDAKVDIPMLDYCQVGVAMGNGGAEIKAMADLVTDSVSQDGLYKAFEKLELI
- a CDS encoding alpha-galactosidase — encoded protein: MNKASILFKEECRQFHLTNDEVSYIFRVSEDGKLLQLYYGAAVPERDYSYLVELQHRPMTTYRKEGDLRYSLEHVRQEFPEYGTTDFRHPAICLRQENGSRITDFVYVSHQMVDGKPALEGLPATYTEIQTEAKTLILTLRDELTEVEVQLFYTIFADWPVIARSSKVINQGRETCYLESLASLSLDLPDADYDWLQLSGAWARERHIKERPLQQGIQSIESTRGISSPHHNPFVALKRSETTEFSGPVLGAALVYSGNFLIQAEVDTYDVTRMQLGINPFGFEWKLAAGQSFTSPEALLVYSEQGLNGMSQAFHQLFRRRLARGYWRERARPVLINNWEATYFDFSEDQLLELAEKAQEVGVELFVLDDGWFGQRTNDRAGLGDWFVNPERLPQGLGSLAEQIHGLGMKFGLWFEPEMVNKDSQLYRTHPDWLLAVPDRQPHHGRNQFVLDYSRPEVVDEIFERLSAIIEEAQLDYIKWDMNRPLTDVFSAAWPADQQGEIFHRYVLGVYDLYERLISRYPSLLFESCSSGGGRFDPGMLYYAPQAWTSDDSDAIERLKIQYGTSLLYPLSSMGAHVSIVPNHQTNRLTPLKTRGNVAFFGSFGYELDLNQLSPEELAEVREQIAFYKRHRELIHNGTFYRLQSPFKGDGQTAWMVVSQDQNTALLGTFKVLNQVNRSHQRLQLKGLAVDKVYRLEGRAYTGAELMRVGLVTTDASSGQLLEDSGQKPSYDFDSKLWLFEAGDE
- a CDS encoding PrsW family intramembrane metalloprotease, with the protein product MKKNIVLFIFLLLSAIGLEYETQAYTTGSMSGTSYGIVGLSALLALLYIVPALLLIRQLGKKWQTPALSLGVALLGGLFISGWTSGLANTYIHEWVSTSFPNTLLSDLENAIAAPLVEEPLKLLAVAFAVYLVPVKKLKSFLLLGITAGMGFQISEDFSYILSDLPEGFSFTISGILGRITGGIASHWLYTALTTLGLALMLRYAKTQKNYFRVGLFYFLAAFVLHFFWNSPLTAIETDIPIIVPAMTALAVFIFYQAYRTAHKIDQEELEVE
- a CDS encoding histidine phosphatase family protein, giving the protein MIAKSLYLMRHGQTLFNLRHKVQGWCDAPLTDFGIYQAKVAGQYFKDAGITFDDAYSSTQERACDTLELVTDGKIPYKRVKGLKEWNFGTFEGESEDLNPPLPYGDFFVTYGGESQDQVRERMAATVLKLMQETDGQSVLMVSHGAAMANFARAWQKNWRLESLGHMTNCGILKFTFEHDQFYLEKVIGHDFSNWKEK